The Drosophila nasuta strain 15112-1781.00 chromosome 2R, ASM2355853v1, whole genome shotgun sequence genome segment TCGTGAGCTCGATTCGACAGCGATCGATCGTAATAGGAGCGCGGGCGTGGCCTAAAGCTAAGCAtattgctgttactgttgctggctgttgttgctgctgcagctgctgctattgttgttgatgatgcgGCGGTGATCGTTGCGGTGGTGGGTGGCGACGGCAGTGTTGTGGCGACAGCAGCTTGATTGTTACTACGAGAAGTGGTTTGATATTTATGCACTAGACCTTTTACATTACGATCACAAGTTTCGCTTACGCTGGAGTCGGATGAATTGgctgatgccgatgccgatgcacTGGACGACGATGCACTGCTCGAACTGGCAGCCACATTGTCCACCAACACATGATCCACATGCTGTGCCACTGGCGATGAGGGCAGTGATTGATGTGTCGCTTTCTTTGTGGCATTCGCATTTCCAGCTGCCGCTGCTACTgcagtcgttgttgttgacgcTGTTGCAGCTACAACGTTGGTCGTCCCGCCTCCGCTGGCTCCTCCGCCCACCACTGCTGCTTTGGCTTCAAAGTTCTGCTTGAGTATTTGCACATTGCCCGATATACGCTGATCCTCAGCAACGGCCTGACTTTGTGTGCGCAACACAACCACCAAATCGGCGGATGTATTTTTGTTCTCAATATCGCTGGTGTGCATCAGCTCCTCGCTGTTGCAACGCATCGGTTGCCGCTGTCGCGTGCTGCCCACCGACGACGCACTGCGAAACAGATTGGCACTCTTTTTCTCTCCAGCTGTCGTCGCCGCTGAAGTCAACTCATCCAGCTCGTTCTCCTGACAACGCTTCTTCAATCCAGTGTTCTCTTCCAGCTTCTGCTTGGTGCGTTTCACAGTGCCCAATTGcgatgatgctgctgttgtttcgCTGGCATTGCAATTGCTTGCTGTGCtgcaagtgctgctgctgctacgcTTTAGATCCTGAATTTCACCCTCGAAGATGGCGGTTGTATTGCGATTGCTATCGTAATAGCTGCAGGAACTCGTCCGCAGCGGCAAACTGCTGCGATTATCGCCCGATCCCCAGCTGGCATGACGCGATGGCAACTCCCTCTGACGCGGTCCTCGAGTGCGCACCACAGCAGCGCTGGGCGTGACTTGGGATTGCTGTTGGGGCACCGCATCGAGTATAATGCCACCGCTGGGACCAAACGATTCCGTCCACGATTGTGTTTTGCGACGCTGACGTTTCTCGCGCTCCTCCACTGGCGTCGCATTGCTGCTGGTGAACACCTCCGATGAGCTGGAATCGCGTCGCGTAAACGATGTTTGTGTTATCAGCTTGGACAGCGATGTCCAGACGGTACCTTGCGATTGCTGGGTTTGCTGCGATGTTTGCCCTGCTGGCGCCTGAGCCGCAGATTGTTGCAGCTGCGTCTGCAGACTGCGACGCGGCGGCTCTTGATGGGCCTCGAGATCATGGACACGCGTACGCACCGACAACGGCGTGTGCTTCTGAATGTGCAGCACCTGATTCTGAGTGACGCTATAGTTCTCACCATTGCTGCCCGGAAATCGCATGTTTTTTGGCTCCTCGGCCACGCTGCGTTCGGGTGTTAAATTCTCCATGGACTGGCTTTGCTGTTTGGTCACCTCAACGGCACTTTGGGTCTTCGGCGATGTGCTGCTCGAGCGTCGCAACATGCGTCGCTGTTTTTGTGCGCTGCTCCTGCGATGCTGATGGCCGCGATGGCCATGCTGGTGATGGCTATCCTCTGGCTCTGGTTCTGTTGCCGTCTCAATGGCCGACTTTGATTTGGCCTGATTGAGTGCTTGAATCAATGGCGTTGGTTCGCTGCCCGGCAGCAGGCGTGCATCCTTTGTGCTCTTCAAATTCGTCTCACTCTTGCTGCGCTGCAGCTTCTCCTTGTTCTTCATGGCATCCAGCATGCCGCTGTACGTCTCCAATTGATTAAGAAAATTCTTGTTCGGCTTAATGCAACTGCGACGCTCCTTCACATGCTGCAACGCACGTTGAAACTCCCATTTGTAGGCCTTCATTGCATAGGCAATAACCACTGAAGCCGAGCGACTTACGCCCATCTTGCAATGCACCAGCACCTTGGAACCTTCGGCCTTAGCACGCGATATATAACGAAATGTGTCGTCCCAATACTTGAGCAGATTAGTCTTCTCATCGTCATAGACACGCACATTAAAGTACTCGAAAGTGCCGGGAAAGAAGTTATCAATCTCTCGCGTTACATTCAGAATGTGTCGCACACTGTGAGAAGTTTAAggttaatttaaatatctattgtaaattagaaataattACCCATTCTTTTGCAACTCCTCTAGATTACTGGCATTCCATTCCGAACCCAAATAGACGTGCTCAAAGATTTTGGTTGGCGCATCCATTTGACCCAATATCAACAGCATTTCGGCATCGATAAATGACTTGTACTCGCCCAGATCCATGTCCAAAATATCCTCGAGGCGTCCTCGTATATACTTGGAGGTGACCTCATCCAAGTCCACCGACATCATGATAGCTTTGAGCTTCATTTTAATGACACTTTCAGTTTCCTCCTTGGCGGTTGGCctgcaaaataaaacgaatatAAAAGATGATCTACTAAAATTGAATTCAGAGTAATCTCACTTGTTTCTTATGGCATCTGGTGAGGGGGGGCGACGACTCTCGAGCGCATCCATGGCATTCCATTCGTTTAAACACGACTGATCGGACTCTATGCGACTTTCGTAGCTGGTTAACCAATCGTGCGACGGTCCGCTGGGATAGAAATTGTTTTCACGAGCCTTTCGAGACACTTTGTGCAGCGTTTGCAGCGCCGACCTGTCGAAAGCCAATTAATGATCATTAGGAATTGCGTTTTTAATAGCTAATTGTGGTCTAAACTTACCACATCGCTTGCACCGATACGGGCTTAAATATGTGGGTCTTCTCGTAAACGGCGACGCTAAAGCCGCTGTAGATTAT includes the following:
- the LOC132783893 gene encoding protein phosphatase Slingshot isoform X2, with the translated sequence MALVTVQRSPSVAGSCSNSDGEAEDDEGNSNNKSECSECYFAGKGTALVLALKDIPQHAERRLSTDSTRSSNSTQSNNSDIQLHLQSMFYLLQREDTLKMAVKLESQRSNRTRYLVIASRSCCRTAASGERRTKIMRHNSVKTTSATSTATTTSGTSAQTPGTPVAQRQLSVDSHRTQQQQEEAAAKRLSSSNANRQSLKCDADGRGVGVGVGEGADNNKNTSGMEESCLLGIDCNERTTIGLVVPILADTTIHLDGDGGFSVAVYEKTHIFKPVSVQAMWSALQTLHKVSRKARENNFYPSGPSHDWLTSYESRIESDQSCLNEWNAMDALESRRPPSPDAIRNKPTAKEETESVIKMKLKAIMMSVDLDEVTSKYIRGRLEDILDMDLGEYKSFIDAEMLLILGQMDAPTKIFEHVYLGSEWNASNLEELQKNGVRHILNVTREIDNFFPGTFEYFNVRVYDDEKTNLLKYWDDTFRYISRAKAEGSKVLVHCKMGVSRSASVVIAYAMKAYKWEFQRALQHVKERRSCIKPNKNFLNQLETYSGMLDAMKNKEKLQRSKSETNLKSTKDARLLPGSEPTPLIQALNQAKSKSAIETATEPEPEDSHHQHGHRGHQHRRSSAQKQRRMLRRSSSTSPKTQSAVEVTKQQSQSMENLTPERSVAEEPKNMRFPGSNGENYSVTQNQVLHIQKHTPLSVRTRVHDLEAHQEPPRRSLQTQLQQSAAQAPAGQTSQQTQQSQGTVWTSLSKLITQTSFTRRDSSSSEVFTSSNATPVEEREKRQRRKTQSWTESFGPSGGIILDAVPQQQSQVTPSAAVVRTRGPRQRELPSRHASWGSGDNRSSLPLRTSSCSYYDSNRNTTAIFEGEIQDLKRSSSSTCSTASNCNASETTAASSQLGTVKRTKQKLEENTGLKKRCQENELDELTSAATTAGEKKSANLFRSASSVGSTRQRQPMRCNSEELMHTSDIENKNTSADLVVVLRTQSQAVAEDQRISGNVQILKQNFEAKAAVVGGGASGGGTTNVVAATASTTTTAVAAAAGNANATKKATHQSLPSSPVAQHVDHVLVDNVAASSSSASSSSASASASANSSDSS
- the LOC132783893 gene encoding protein phosphatase Slingshot isoform X1, which codes for MALVTVQRSPSVAGSCSNSDGEAEDDEGNSNNKSECSECYFAGKGTALVLALKDIPQHAERRLSTDSTRSSNSTQSNNSDIQLHLQSMFYLLQREDTLKMAVKLESQRSNRTRYLVIASRSCCRTAASGERRTKIMRHNSVKTTSATSTATTTSGTSAQTPGTPVAQRQLSVDSHRTQQQQEEAAAKRLSSSNANRQSLKCDADGRGVGVGVGEGADNNKNTSGMEESCLLGIDCNERTTIGLVVPILADTTIHLDGDGGFSVAVYEKTHIFKPVSVQAMWSALQTLHKVSRKARENNFYPSGPSHDWLTSYESRIESDQSCLNEWNAMDALESRRPPSPDAIRNKPTAKEETESVIKMKLKAIMMSVDLDEVTSKYIRGRLEDILDMDLGEYKSFIDAEMLLILGQMDAPTKIFEHVYLGSEWNASNLEELQKNGVRHILNVTREIDNFFPGTFEYFNVRVYDDEKTNLLKYWDDTFRYISRAKAEGSKVLVHCKMGVSRSASVVIAYAMKAYKWEFQRALQHVKERRSCIKPNKNFLNQLETYSGMLDAMKNKEKLQRSKSETNLKSTKDARLLPGSEPTPLIQALNQAKSKSAIETATEPEPEDSHHQHGHRGHQHRRSSAQKQRRMLRRSSSTSPKTQSAVEVTKQQSQSMENLTPERSVAEEPKNMRFPGSNGENYSVTQNQVLHIQKHTPLSVRTRVHDLEAHQEPPRRSLQTQLQQSAAQAPAGQTSQQTQQSQGTVWTSLSKLITQTSFTRRDSSSSEVFTSSNATPVEEREKRQRRKTQSWTESFGPSGGIILDAVPQQQSQVTPSAAVVRTRGPRQRELPSRHASWGSGDNRSSLPLRTSSCSYYDSNRNTTAIFEGEIQDLKRSSSSTCSTASNCNASETTAASSQLGTVKRTKQKLEENTGLKKRCQENELDELTSAATTAGEKKSANLFRSASSVGSTRQRQPMRCNSEELMHTSDIENKNTSADLVVVLRTQSQAVAEDQRISGNVQILKQNFEAKAAVVGGGASGGGTTNVVAATASTTTTAVAAAAGNANATKKATHQSLPSSPVAQHVDHVLVDNVAASSSSASSSSASASASANSSDSSVSETCDRNVKGLVHKYQTTSRSNNQAAVATTLPSPPTTATITAASSTTIAAAAAATTASNSNSNMLSFRPRPRSYYDRSLSNRAHDYSENRPPPAPARHNLNQQQQQHHHQHQQQQHNNAMEQQQQQVQHRRLAQHGKTHPLTRLSLPKQSFNTAAYNTILYRMIATFRYSWSEYKK